The Pseudarthrobacter sp. BIM B-2242 region CCTGCCGCCGCCGGCGGTGCGGCGGTTGGCAACCGCGGTGACTGCCGCCGTCGTAACGGCTTCCCAGCCCTTGCCCCGGTGGGAACCGGCGGCACCGGCCCGGACGCTCATGACCCGGTTCAGCAGGAGGACGCCCTGGCCCGCCCACGCGGACAGGTCGCCGTGGACGCGGGCGGGAATACCCAGATCAGACTCGAGTTCACGGTAGATGTTGGCCAGGCTCCGGGGGATGGGGCGGGTCCGCGCGTCAACGGCGAAGGACAGGCCGATTGGGTGACCGGGCGTCGGGTAGGGGTCCTGGCCCACGATCAGGACCTTGACCTCCGCCAGCGGCTGCCTGAAGGCGCGGAGAACGTTCGACGGCGAGGGCAGGACGTTGTGCCCCGCCGCGACTTCTTGTGCCAGGAACGCAAGCACTCTCCGGAGCTCGGGCTCAACCGTCACCAGGGCGGCGGCCCAGTCCGGGGCCATCAGCTCAGGCAGCGGCATTTCGGCAAGCCCGGCGTACGACGCGGCATCTGCCGGCTCCGCCTCCAGCTCGAACAGGGCATCGGATTCAAACACGGTCCCATTCTCGCAGGGTTGACGGCAGGGAATGCCTGCCGTGGTGGGGAAAGCAACAGCGCCACAAATGACAAGCATGTTATTCACGCCGTAGCATGGGATGAGATTTCCAAACCAAACCAGCGAAGGGATGTGCCGTGGCGGAGCCTGCTCGGGAACACGTGCCGGAGCCCGCAGAACGGAAACCGGTGCTGGCGGATTTCACCCTCCGGGACTCCCCGTTGAGCGAGCGGGACCAGCAGATGCTGGCCCTCGAACGGCAGTGGTGGAAGTACGCCGGGGCCAAGGAACAAGCCGTCAGGGAGCTCTTCGACCTGTCCGCCACGCACTATTACCAGCTGCTGAATGCCCTCATTGATTCCGAGGCGGCGCTGGCCCACGACCCCATGCTGGTCAAGAGATTGCGTAGACTACGTACGTCGCGTCACCGGGCGCGCACTGCACGCCGCCTGGGTTCCGACGCCTGACTAACCTCGTGCTGAGCCATCAGCAGCAATCACCAAGGATGTCTCTGCACCATGACCAAATACGCTCGGGATGAATTCGACAAGGTTCCGGAGGCCGCCTCAAGGCAAGGCGTCCACCGCGCAGCCTCGGCACCTGTCCGGCACCGGCTCTGGCCCATCCTTTCCGTAGGGATCGCCGCGCTGGCGATCGGCCTGGTCTCGTTCCTTATCCTCCCCAAACTCGGCATTACCCAGGCCGGAACTGAGCTGTCCACCAGCCTGGGGTCGTCCACTTCCCAAGAGGCCGGCACAGCTCCTTCGGCCAGCCCTGGTGCTTCGCCAAGTCCGGATCCTTCCCCGGATTCGCAGCCTTCGGAGAGCCCGGAAACCGGGTCCGAAGCGTCTGCCTCGCCGTCCGCCACCGAATCCCCGGCTGCTGTCCTGAACAAAGCCCAGGGCGTTGCCGTATACAACGCGGCAGGCACGGCCGGGCTCGCCGGACGCGTCAGTTCAGTGCTCCAGAACGACGGCTGGACGCTGGGACAGGTGGGCAACTGGGCCGGTGCGCCGCAGCAGGGCTCCGTGATCTTCTACTCCGGTGCCGCGCAGCAGGCCAACGCCGAGGCCCTCGCCGCCCTGCTGGGCATTCCCGCGCTGGTCAACAGCCAGGAATTCCGGGTTCCCCTGGTCGTGGTTCTGGGGCCCGGATACCGCTGACCCCTCCGGGGTTACGCGTGGATAACATTCAGCACCGCAGCAGCCGTGTGACTCGGCCCCCGCGACGGCTTGTGGCTAGAGTGATTTCAGGCGACGGTCCACAAGCAGGTCCGTAAAAACGCGGCACACAGCGGAGTGGCTCGTCGGGACGACGGAAAGAGTGGACATCATGGCACTGGGAACCGTGAAGTGGTTCAACGCCGAAAAAGGCTATGGCTTCATCACCGTGGACGGCTCGGGGGATGACGTTTTTGTGCACTGGTCTGCCATTGACGGCGAAGGCTACCGGGCCCTCGAAGAAGGCCAGCGTGTGCAGCTCGAAGTTGGCGAAGGCGAGAAAGGCCCGCAGGCCGAAAGCGTCCGGCCCGCGCAGTGATCGTCAGCAGACAGATTTCCACGGCCTTCCGGACACTCACGGCAGCAGCCCTGCTGCTGGCATTGGCCGGCTGCGGTGGCGCCGCGGGAGGCAACGCGCGGCTGGACACCGTGGAGGCCTCCGGTGACGGCGCCCTGCGCATCGGCCTGATCCAGGACAGTACGGGAGCGCAGAGCTTCCTCAACGATTCACAGCGGGCCGCCGCCGAGCTCGCCATCAATGACATCAACGCCGCCGGGGGCCACAAGGGAAAGCCCGTGGAATTGATCATCGGAGCCGGAGACGGCGCCGGGTCCCAAGCCAGGAACCTCGCCGAAGCCAACGCCGACGTGGTGATCGGGCCCACCGATTCCAGCCAGGCAGCAACTGCCATCGACGTCCTCTCCGCGGACAGGATTCCGCTGATTTCGCCAGCGAACGCCGCCTCCGCGCTGAGTGCCTATAAAAGCGGCGGTTACTATTTCCGGACCGCCGCCGCTGACATCGCCCAGGCATCCGTGCTGGTCAAGCTTGCCAAGGACGGCGGAGCGAAGAGTATTTCCGTTGTCCACCAGGACAGCGCCTACGGCAAGGACGTGTCCGCAGCGGTAGCCAGTGCCGCGACCGCCGCGGGCGGCCTGAAGACCGTGAGCACCTCCGCATTCGCACCGGGCGCCGCGGGGCCGGCAGCCGCTGCCGCGCAAGCGGCAAAGCCGGACGCCGTGGTGCTGATCGCGCGGGACGACGCCCAGGGCGCGCTCGCCGAACTCAACAACGCCGGGCTTTCCGGCAGCAAACTCATCCTCAGCGACGGCGCCTTTGCCCAGTACGGGCAGGGGCTGGGATCAAAGGCCTTGGATGGTGCCCGTGCCGTGGTGCCGGGTGTGCTTGCGTCGGCGGCGTTCCAGGCCCGGCTGCTGGCAATTGATCCGGCGTTAAAGGATCTGTCGTTCGCGGCTGAGGCGTACGACGCCGTGATTCTGGCGGCCCTAGCGGCGGCAGCGGCCGGGGATGACGCCGGACGCTCCATCGCAGCCAACCTGATCGGCGTATCGGGAGGTAACGCCAGCGCCACGT contains the following coding sequences:
- a CDS encoding cold-shock protein, with protein sequence MALGTVKWFNAEKGYGFITVDGSGDDVFVHWSAIDGEGYRALEEGQRVQLEVGEGEKGPQAESVRPAQ
- a CDS encoding DUF3263 domain-containing protein, whose protein sequence is MAEPAREHVPEPAERKPVLADFTLRDSPLSERDQQMLALERQWWKYAGAKEQAVRELFDLSATHYYQLLNALIDSEAALAHDPMLVKRLRRLRTSRHRARTARRLGSDA
- a CDS encoding ABC transporter substrate-binding protein; this encodes MIVSRQISTAFRTLTAAALLLALAGCGGAAGGNARLDTVEASGDGALRIGLIQDSTGAQSFLNDSQRAAAELAINDINAAGGHKGKPVELIIGAGDGAGSQARNLAEANADVVIGPTDSSQAATAIDVLSADRIPLISPANAASALSAYKSGGYYFRTAAADIAQASVLVKLAKDGGAKSISVVHQDSAYGKDVSAAVASAATAAGGLKTVSTSAFAPGAAGPAAAAAQAAKPDAVVLIARDDAQGALAELNNAGLSGSKLILSDGAFAQYGQGLGSKALDGARAVVPGVLASAAFQARLLAIDPALKDLSFAAEAYDAVILAALAAAAAGDDAGRSIAANLIGVSGGNASATSGAAGGQAGTPCLTYADCLAALKSGATVNYDGESGPVAFDSQGDITTANFMVFTYGADNRAVLTGREAAGRSTA
- a CDS encoding LytR C-terminal domain-containing protein, translating into MTKYARDEFDKVPEAASRQGVHRAASAPVRHRLWPILSVGIAALAIGLVSFLILPKLGITQAGTELSTSLGSSTSQEAGTAPSASPGASPSPDPSPDSQPSESPETGSEASASPSATESPAAVLNKAQGVAVYNAAGTAGLAGRVSSVLQNDGWTLGQVGNWAGAPQQGSVIFYSGAAQQANAEALAALLGIPALVNSQEFRVPLVVVLGPGYR
- a CDS encoding uracil-DNA glycosylase, with the translated sequence MFESDALFELEAEPADAASYAGLAEMPLPELMAPDWAAALVTVEPELRRVLAFLAQEVAAGHNVLPSPSNVLRAFRQPLAEVKVLIVGQDPYPTPGHPIGLSFAVDARTRPIPRSLANIYRELESDLGIPARVHGDLSAWAGQGVLLLNRVMSVRAGAAGSHRGKGWEAVTTAAVTAVANRRTAGGGRPPLVAVLWGKDAESVRPLLSGVAVVSSAHPSPLSASRGFFGSRPFSTINELLREQGSSGVTWELPPVV